From the Roseibium sp. HPY-6 genome, one window contains:
- a CDS encoding pyrimidine 5'-nucleotidase: protein MTGKRQLPVEGQHAHRQDLRTFMGVEAWVFDLDNTLYPHEADLFSQIDEQIALYVQKTLDLNRSDAMAHQKALYHEYGTTLRGLMTTQNIDPDDYLAFVHDIDYSGLEPNPELGKAIEALPGKKFIFTNGDRPHAERTAAALGISDHFEDIFDIVSADLIPKPNRETYDKFIDITGISPARAAMFEDLPKNLKVPHQLGMRSTLIIPKGSRQVFQESWDLEGDPYPHVDFVTEELTGFLKAVMGAFR, encoded by the coding sequence GTGACAGGTAAGCGCCAATTGCCCGTCGAGGGCCAGCATGCACATCGCCAGGATCTGAGAACTTTCATGGGAGTGGAAGCCTGGGTCTTTGACCTGGACAATACGCTCTATCCGCACGAAGCCGACCTGTTTTCCCAGATCGATGAACAGATTGCGCTTTATGTGCAAAAGACACTGGACCTGAACCGATCGGACGCGATGGCGCACCAAAAGGCGCTTTATCACGAATATGGCACAACACTGCGCGGATTGATGACAACGCAGAACATCGATCCGGATGACTATCTCGCCTTTGTGCATGACATCGACTATTCCGGGCTCGAACCCAACCCGGAGCTTGGAAAGGCGATTGAAGCGCTTCCGGGCAAGAAATTCATCTTTACCAATGGCGACCGCCCGCATGCGGAACGCACCGCGGCAGCCCTGGGCATTTCCGATCATTTCGAAGACATTTTCGATATCGTCTCCGCAGACCTGATTCCCAAACCAAACCGGGAGACTTACGACAAGTTCATCGACATCACGGGCATCTCCCCCGCGCGGGCAGCGATGTTCGAGGATCTGCCAAAAAACCTGAAAGTACCGCACCAACTGGGCATGCGCTCAACGCTGATCATACCCAAGGGTTCGCGGCAGGTTTTTCAGGAAAGCTGGGACCTGGAGGGTGATCCCTACCCCCATGTCGACTTCGTCACCGAGGAACTTACCGGATTTTTGAAGGCGGTAATGGGGGCGTTTCGCTAG
- the argB gene encoding acetylglutamate kinase, with the protein MTSPDMSSRAHIIAHALPYMQRYDDKTVVVKYGGNAMGDPELGQAFARDITLLRQSGVKPVVVHGGGPQIGKMLQRLNIVSEFKGGLRVTDKATVEVVEMVLAGAINKEIVQMINAEGGRAVGLCGKDGNLVTARKLKRTVVDPDSNIESVVDLGFVGEPASVDPTVLKLVLKEAIIPVVAPVAHGEDGETYNINADTAAGAIAGSLNAKRLLFLTDVPGVLDKEGNLIKQLTVAKARELMVDGTISGGMIPKVETCIEALDRGVEGVVILNGKVAHAVLLELFTDGGAGTLIRP; encoded by the coding sequence ATGACCAGTCCTGACATGTCCAGCCGCGCCCACATCATCGCGCATGCCCTGCCTTACATGCAGCGCTACGACGACAAGACAGTCGTGGTGAAGTATGGCGGCAACGCCATGGGCGACCCGGAGCTTGGCCAGGCCTTCGCACGTGACATCACGCTGCTGCGCCAGTCCGGCGTCAAACCGGTTGTCGTTCACGGGGGCGGGCCGCAAATCGGAAAAATGCTGCAACGGCTCAACATTGTAAGCGAATTCAAGGGGGGCCTGCGCGTCACCGACAAAGCGACCGTTGAAGTCGTGGAAATGGTTCTCGCCGGGGCGATCAACAAGGAAATCGTCCAGATGATCAATGCCGAGGGCGGCCGAGCGGTCGGCCTTTGCGGCAAAGACGGCAACCTCGTTACGGCACGCAAACTCAAGCGCACTGTCGTCGACCCGGACAGCAATATCGAAAGCGTGGTGGACCTCGGCTTTGTCGGCGAGCCCGCGAGCGTTGACCCGACAGTGCTCAAACTGGTTTTGAAGGAAGCTATCATCCCGGTTGTCGCGCCCGTCGCCCATGGCGAGGACGGCGAGACCTACAACATCAACGCGGATACGGCAGCCGGTGCGATTGCCGGATCGCTGAACGCCAAGCGCCTGTTGTTCCTGACAGACGTACCGGGTGTACTCGACAAGGAAGGCAATCTGATCAAGCAACTGACTGTTGCCAAGGCACGCGAGCTCATGGTGGACGGGACAATATCCGGGGGCATGATCCCGAAGGTGGAAACCTGCATCGAAGCCCTGGATCGAGGTGTGGAAGGTGTCGTTATTCTGAATGGCAAGGTCGCACATGCGGTGCTGCTGGAGCTTTTCACCGATGGCGGCGCCGGGACGTTGATCAGACCGTGA
- a CDS encoding LysR substrate-binding domain-containing protein, protein MASLRALHAFSLLARHGRASLAAEKLGVSPSALSHLMRKLESELGATLVNRDGRGLTLTEEGQRLALSLGDAFDRIEEAVDSFKRRGRTELRISTVSTFATRWLIPRLPEFQAEQPDVELLLSTSTRMVDLDRENYDCAIRLGIGNWPGVECHLLWQEHLAVAMAPSLLNGKDHSAAALLSDLPVLHSSSRRGDWTAWLEAARLNHPDISSGTVLQSRDLAIQAAIAGMGAIVIDRRFISQELDAGHLISPDWPVLELETGYWFVRSPTRTLTRPVRAFRTWLQSTAEDGASQQ, encoded by the coding sequence ATGGCGTCCCTTCGCGCACTCCACGCGTTCTCTCTTCTTGCCCGGCACGGCCGGGCATCGCTCGCAGCTGAAAAACTCGGCGTCTCGCCGTCGGCACTTTCCCATCTCATGCGCAAGTTGGAAAGCGAACTCGGCGCAACGCTGGTCAATCGCGATGGGCGCGGACTGACACTTACGGAGGAAGGCCAACGTCTGGCACTCAGTCTGGGTGACGCATTCGACAGGATCGAGGAAGCTGTCGACAGTTTCAAGCGGCGTGGGCGCACCGAGCTCAGGATCAGCACCGTTTCGACGTTTGCGACGCGTTGGCTCATTCCCCGGTTGCCTGAGTTTCAAGCGGAGCAGCCTGATGTGGAGCTGCTTTTGTCAACGTCTACGCGGATGGTTGATCTCGACCGGGAGAATTATGACTGCGCGATCCGGCTCGGTATCGGAAACTGGCCGGGCGTTGAATGTCACCTCCTTTGGCAGGAACATCTCGCTGTCGCCATGGCGCCGTCCCTTTTGAACGGCAAGGACCATTCCGCAGCAGCACTTCTGTCCGATTTACCTGTGTTGCACAGTTCTTCGCGCCGAGGCGACTGGACCGCATGGCTTGAAGCGGCTCGTCTCAACCATCCCGACATTTCCTCAGGTACGGTGCTTCAAAGCCGTGATCTTGCCATTCAGGCGGCTATTGCCGGGATGGGTGCCATCGTGATCGATCGCCGCTTTATCTCCCAGGAACTGGACGCTGGACATCTCATTTCACCTGACTGGCCGGTGTTGGAATTGGAAACCGGCTACTGGTTCGTCAGATCTCCGACACGCACATTGACCCGACCCGTCAGGGCATTCCGCACCTGGCTGCAGTCAACAGCGGAAGATGGTGCCTCACAACAGTGA
- the yihA gene encoding ribosome biogenesis GTP-binding protein YihA/YsxC, with translation MSEDLNHTQEDLEAGRLMFARSWDFLTSVTDMSNLPEAAGTEIAFAGRSNVGKSSLINALTGRKGLARTSSTPGRTQMLNFFVAPETPLTIVDMPGYGYAQAPKELVEAWTKLVFSYLRGRPNLRRVILLIDSRHGIKKNDLETMDLLDKAAVVYQVVLTKSDKIKPTQLARLVNDTQAMLAKRVAAHPLIIATSSEKNSGIDTLRAELCLLANQ, from the coding sequence ATGAGCGAAGACCTGAACCACACCCAAGAAGACCTGGAAGCGGGCCGGCTGATGTTTGCCCGCTCCTGGGACTTTCTGACCAGCGTTACCGACATGTCCAATCTCCCGGAAGCCGCCGGCACCGAGATTGCGTTTGCCGGGCGATCCAATGTCGGCAAATCAAGCCTGATCAACGCACTGACGGGACGAAAGGGACTTGCGCGCACCTCGTCAACGCCGGGACGAACGCAGATGCTGAATTTTTTCGTTGCCCCGGAAACGCCGCTGACAATCGTCGACATGCCCGGTTACGGCTACGCGCAAGCGCCAAAGGAACTGGTCGAAGCGTGGACAAAGCTGGTGTTTTCCTATTTGCGGGGGCGCCCGAACTTGCGGCGTGTCATCTTGCTCATCGACAGCCGCCACGGGATCAAGAAGAACGATCTGGAGACCATGGACCTGCTCGACAAGGCTGCGGTCGTTTACCAGGTCGTCCTGACAAAGTCCGACAAGATCAAGCCGACTCAGCTTGCGCGCCTTGTCAACGACACGCAGGCGATGCTCGCCAAGCGCGTCGCCGCACATCCGCTGATCATAGCGACCTCATCGGAAAAGAATTCCGGCATCGACACCCTGAGGGCTGAACTCTGCCTTCTCGCCAATCAGTAA
- a CDS encoding VPLPA-CTERM sorting domain-containing protein: MRAAIVGFLFCVSAAVLPSTGEAMVYTFDFEEFDSGDVITSVSRGNLSATVSADGGIDKAVAFDTDNFTGEDDDLSAPIKDLSGLTKAFGIIPVIQENNDIADPDDNARGGTITFVFDRMIRFLGADFIDIEEPGARILLDGVDLFGEVGVSANNRFAPVGADPQQRYGNTLSIVLAGSGSFDNLTVAAVPLPAAAWLLLGGIGGLVLTSRRKKAA, translated from the coding sequence ATGCGTGCTGCAATAGTGGGTTTTTTGTTTTGTGTTTCGGCGGCCGTTCTGCCATCAACCGGCGAAGCCATGGTTTACACATTCGATTTTGAAGAATTCGACAGCGGCGACGTCATCACCTCGGTTAGCCGCGGAAATTTGAGCGCAACGGTTTCCGCAGACGGTGGAATTGACAAGGCTGTAGCTTTCGATACGGACAACTTCACCGGTGAAGACGACGACCTTAGTGCGCCGATCAAGGATCTTTCCGGGTTGACGAAGGCATTTGGGATAATCCCGGTTATCCAGGAAAACAATGACATTGCCGATCCGGACGACAATGCACGCGGTGGTACGATCACGTTTGTTTTCGACAGGATGATCCGGTTCCTGGGCGCTGACTTCATCGACATCGAAGAACCCGGCGCGCGCATTCTGCTGGACGGTGTCGACCTCTTTGGTGAAGTCGGCGTGAGTGCCAACAACAGGTTCGCTCCAGTAGGTGCCGATCCTCAACAGCGGTATGGCAACACGCTCTCCATCGTTCTGGCTGGATCCGGCTCATTCGACAATCTGACTGTCGCCGCCGTTCCGTTGCCGGCTGCAGCATGGCTGCTGCTTGGTGGTATTGGCGGATTGGTGCTGACGAGCCGCCGTAAGAAAGCTGCCTGA
- a CDS encoding CatB-related O-acetyltransferase, whose amino-acid sequence MHGPSPSTPHPFHGEPHTVFLKNFITRPNIEVGDYTYYHDFENAPDFENRNVRYHFEAIGDRLKIGRYCALAHGTTFIMNGANHAMTGFSTYPFHIFDPAWQEQFEPSSIFDHLRGDTVVGHDVWCGTNSTIMPGVTICSGAIIGAHTVVASDVPPYAVVVGNPGRVVRLRFDEATIERLLQVAWWDWPIDKISRHLRAIWGADIDALERAAVENDVPLDAPAKAS is encoded by the coding sequence ATGCACGGACCATCACCGTCTACGCCGCATCCATTTCACGGGGAACCGCACACGGTATTCCTGAAGAATTTCATTACACGCCCGAATATCGAGGTCGGCGACTACACCTATTACCACGACTTCGAAAACGCGCCGGACTTCGAAAATCGAAACGTGCGCTACCACTTCGAGGCCATTGGCGACCGTTTGAAGATCGGCAGATACTGCGCCCTGGCACATGGCACGACATTCATCATGAATGGCGCTAATCACGCCATGACCGGGTTTTCGACCTATCCCTTCCACATCTTCGATCCAGCGTGGCAGGAGCAGTTCGAACCGTCATCGATTTTCGATCATCTGCGCGGTGACACGGTCGTCGGACATGACGTTTGGTGCGGCACCAACAGCACCATCATGCCCGGTGTCACCATTTGCTCTGGCGCAATTATCGGGGCGCATACCGTCGTTGCTTCAGACGTGCCTCCCTATGCCGTGGTGGTCGGCAATCCGGGGCGCGTTGTGCGTCTGCGCTTCGACGAGGCGACCATTGAACGGTTGCTGCAGGTTGCCTGGTGGGACTGGCCGATCGACAAGATCTCCCGGCACCTCAGGGCGATCTGGGGCGCCGATATCGATGCACTGGAGAGGGCCGCCGTTGAAAACGACGTCCCTCTCGACGCACCCGCCAAGGCAAGCTAA